From one Natronorubrum sediminis genomic stretch:
- a CDS encoding aminotransferase class V-fold PLP-dependent enzyme yields the protein MSHQNFEGLDVESIRDAFPILEREFDGQQVVYLDNAATTQTPDPVVDAMSEYYRRHNANVHRGIHHLSQEASERYESAHDRVADFIDADGREEIIFTKNTTEGENLIAYAWGLNELEAGDRVVLTEMEHHASLVTWQQIAKQTGAEVEYIRVDDTGRLDMDHARELIDDDAAIVSAVHVSNTLGTVNPVSELTDLAHEHDALSFIDGAQAVPNRPVDVSEIDADFYAFSGHKMAGPTGIGVLYGKQELLEEMEPYLYGGGMIRKVTFEDSTWGDLPWKFEPGTPPIAEAVGLEAAIDWLEEIGMDRIQAHEEELAAYAYDRLEAEGDVEIYGPEGGPDRGGLVSFNLEGVHAHDLTSIMNDHTVAVRAGDHCTQPLHDKLGVPASTRASFYVYNTREEIDELVAALDDARQLFA from the coding sequence ATGAGCCATCAGAATTTCGAGGGTCTCGACGTCGAGTCCATCCGCGATGCGTTCCCCATTCTCGAGCGGGAATTCGACGGCCAGCAGGTCGTCTACCTCGACAACGCGGCGACGACACAGACGCCGGATCCGGTCGTCGACGCGATGAGCGAGTACTACCGCCGGCACAACGCGAACGTCCACCGCGGTATCCACCACCTGAGCCAGGAAGCCTCCGAACGCTACGAATCAGCCCACGACCGCGTTGCCGACTTTATCGACGCCGACGGCCGCGAGGAAATCATTTTCACGAAGAACACGACCGAAGGCGAGAACCTCATCGCTTACGCCTGGGGACTGAACGAACTCGAGGCCGGCGACCGCGTGGTCCTCACGGAGATGGAACACCACGCGTCGCTCGTCACCTGGCAACAGATCGCCAAACAGACCGGTGCCGAGGTCGAGTACATTCGCGTCGACGACACCGGGCGACTCGATATGGATCACGCCCGCGAACTGATCGACGACGACGCGGCCATCGTCTCCGCGGTCCACGTCTCGAACACGCTCGGCACCGTCAACCCCGTCTCCGAACTCACCGACCTCGCCCACGAACACGACGCTCTCTCCTTTATCGACGGCGCACAGGCCGTCCCCAACCGACCCGTCGACGTGAGCGAGATCGACGCCGACTTCTACGCCTTCTCGGGGCACAAGATGGCCGGCCCAACTGGCATCGGCGTCCTCTACGGTAAACAGGAACTGCTCGAGGAAATGGAGCCCTACCTCTACGGCGGCGGCATGATCCGCAAGGTCACGTTCGAGGACTCGACGTGGGGCGACCTCCCATGGAAGTTCGAACCCGGGACGCCGCCAATCGCCGAAGCCGTTGGACTCGAGGCCGCGATCGACTGGCTCGAGGAAATCGGCATGGATCGCATTCAGGCCCACGAGGAGGAACTCGCTGCCTACGCCTACGACCGACTCGAGGCCGAAGGCGACGTCGAGATCTACGGCCCCGAAGGCGGCCCCGACCGCGGCGGTCTGGTGAGCTTCAACCTCGAGGGCGTCCACGCTCACGACCTCACCTCGATCATGAACGACCACACGGTCGCCGTCCGCGCCGGCGATCACTGTACGCAGCCACTCCACGACAAACTGGGCGTTCCGGCGTCGACTCGAGCGTCGTTCTACGTGTATAATACGCGCGAAGAAATCGACGAGTTGGTCGCGGCGTTGGACGATGCGCGGCAGTTGTTCGCCTGA